The following proteins come from a genomic window of Oncorhynchus mykiss isolate Arlee chromosome 19, USDA_OmykA_1.1, whole genome shotgun sequence:
- the LOC110497388 gene encoding heart- and neural crest derivatives-expressed protein 2: protein MSLVGGFPHHPVMHHDGYSFAAAAAASRCHEENPYFHGWLISHPEMSPPDYSMAPSYSPDYSTGGPALDHAHYGGGMPGAGVAGIGMGPRPVKRRPTANRKERRRTQSINSAFSELRDCIPNVPADTKLSKIKTLRLATSYIAYLMDILDKDEQNGDAEAFKADFKKTEAKEERRKKEVNDVLKNTASSNDKKTKGRTGWPQHVWALELKQ from the exons ATGAGTTTAGTTGGTGGATTCCCTCACCATCCGGTGATGCATCATGACGGCTACTCCTTTGCGGCAGCAGCAGCTGCTAGCCGCTGCCACGAAGAGAACCCCTACTTCCACGGTTGGCTGATAAGCCATCCGGAGATGTCTCCCCCAGACTACAGTATGGCACCCTCGTACAGCCCCGACTACTCCACCGGGGGCCCGGCGTTAGACCACGCACACTACGGAGGTGGTATGCCCGGGGCTGGCGTCGCTGGGATCGGGATGGGACCTCGGCCGGTGAAACGGAGACCTACGGCAAACCGAAAGGAGAGGCGCAGGACTCAGAGCATCAACAGCGCCTTCTCGGAGCTCAGGGATTGCATTCCGAATGTTCCTGCGGATACTAAACTGTCCAAAATAAAGACCCTCCGGTTGGCTACCAGTTATATCGCCTACCTCATGGACATTCTGGACAAGGACGAGCAGAACGGCGACGCAGAGGCCTTCAAAGCTGACTTCAAAAAGACAGAagcaaaggaggagaggagaaagaaagaagtg AATGACGTTTTGAAAAACACAGCGAGCAGCAATGACAAGAAAACCAAAGGGAGGACTGGTTGGCCGCAGCATGTCTGGGCTTTGGAACTCAAACAGTGA